One window of Marinobacterium aestuarii genomic DNA carries:
- a CDS encoding divergent polysaccharide deacetylase family protein yields MRRRALLASLAALAGGAALPALARVPGLGNVEQPRLLLVIDDVGHSLASGRRTLALPGPLNCAFLPHSNHGRTLAQEARALGKGVMLHAPMANSQQLALGPGALTPDLDKAELQRILRDDLDAIPHAAGVNNHMGSLLTSSRAPMEWVMEVLRERGLWFVDSRTTASTLAWQVAQEQGVPSLMRDVFLDHEQTPEFVHREFRRGLKIARHYGSALLIGHPHDVTLDYLHEALPLLDELGFQRLTVSAFLQQQADFRSLNSADPRLINTHRRHWGMG; encoded by the coding sequence ATGCGCCGACGCGCCTTGCTGGCAAGTCTTGCTGCCCTGGCGGGCGGGGCTGCTCTGCCGGCGCTGGCCCGGGTGCCGGGCCTGGGTAATGTTGAACAGCCGCGCCTGCTGCTGGTGATCGACGATGTGGGACACAGTCTCGCCTCCGGTCGCCGCACCCTGGCGCTGCCGGGCCCGCTCAATTGTGCCTTCCTGCCCCACTCTAACCACGGCCGTACCCTGGCGCAGGAAGCCCGCGCCCTGGGCAAGGGCGTGATGCTGCATGCCCCCATGGCCAACAGTCAGCAGCTGGCCCTGGGCCCGGGTGCTCTGACGCCGGATCTCGACAAGGCCGAACTGCAGCGCATTCTGCGCGATGACCTGGATGCGATTCCCCACGCCGCCGGCGTGAACAATCATATGGGCAGCCTGCTGACATCCAGCCGTGCGCCCATGGAGTGGGTGATGGAGGTACTGCGCGAACGCGGTCTCTGGTTTGTCGACAGCCGCACCACCGCCAGTACCCTGGCCTGGCAGGTGGCGCAGGAACAGGGGGTGCCTTCACTGATGCGTGATGTCTTTCTGGATCATGAGCAAACGCCGGAGTTCGTGCACCGCGAGTTCCGCCGCGGCCTCAAAATTGCCCGACACTATGGCTCCGCACTGCTGATCGGCCACCCCCATGATGTGACCCTGGATTATCTGCACGAGGCGCTGCCGCTGCTGGACGAGCTGGGTTTTCAGCGTCTGACGGTATCTGCGTTTTTGCAGCAGCAGGCGGATTTTCGAAGCCTCAATTCCGCCGACCCACGCTTGATAAATACCCACCGCCGTCACTGGGGCATGGGTTAG
- the astB gene encoding N-succinylarginine dihydrolase — protein MTACEANFDGLVGPTHNYSGLSFGNIASDQHRAQASNPRLAARQGLVKMKTLHDLGLVQGVLAPQERPDIHTLRRLGFGGTDAQVLSQAAQHSPRILAACCSASSMWTANAATVSPSADTQDGRVHFTPANLTNKFHRSIEHETTGRILAATFADERHFKHHSALPGAEHFGDEGAANHSRFCHDYGQRGIEFFVFGRHAFDSSQPEPQKFPARQTFEASQAIVRKHQLSPPYVIYAQQNPEVIDQGVFHNDVIAVGNRNLLFCHEQAFMDQADVKQQLTQAMQGNFRIIEVPSHAVSVQQAVQSYLFNSQLLSLPDGRTLLVIPQESQKMAPVWQYLQALVADTDSGIDELKIFDLKQSMSNGGGPACLRLRVVLNEAERAAVNPGTLMNEMLFTMLNSWVDAHYRDRLDEKDLADPQLLLESRTALDELTRILQLGNVYPFQR, from the coding sequence ATGACCGCTTGCGAAGCCAACTTTGATGGCCTGGTCGGGCCGACCCACAACTACAGCGGCCTGTCTTTCGGCAACATCGCCTCGGACCAGCACAGGGCCCAGGCATCCAACCCCAGACTCGCGGCCAGGCAGGGGTTGGTCAAGATGAAGACCCTGCACGACCTGGGGCTGGTGCAAGGCGTACTGGCACCCCAGGAGCGGCCCGATATTCATACCCTGCGCAGGCTCGGCTTTGGCGGTACTGATGCCCAGGTGCTGTCGCAGGCCGCCCAACACTCACCCCGCATTCTGGCGGCCTGCTGCTCGGCCTCCAGCATGTGGACAGCCAACGCCGCCACTGTGTCCCCCAGTGCTGATACTCAGGATGGCCGGGTGCACTTCACCCCGGCCAATCTCACCAACAAGTTTCACCGCTCCATCGAGCACGAAACCACCGGGCGCATTCTGGCCGCCACTTTTGCCGATGAGCGCCACTTCAAGCACCACAGCGCGCTGCCCGGCGCCGAGCATTTTGGTGATGAGGGCGCCGCCAACCATAGTCGCTTCTGTCACGACTATGGCCAGCGCGGTATCGAGTTCTTCGTGTTCGGGCGCCATGCCTTCGACAGCAGCCAACCTGAGCCACAGAAGTTTCCAGCCCGCCAGACCTTCGAAGCTTCCCAGGCGATAGTGCGCAAGCACCAGCTCAGCCCGCCCTATGTCATCTATGCCCAGCAAAACCCGGAGGTGATCGACCAGGGCGTGTTTCACAACGATGTGATCGCCGTCGGTAACCGCAACCTGCTGTTCTGCCACGAGCAGGCCTTTATGGATCAGGCCGACGTCAAGCAGCAGCTGACCCAGGCCATGCAGGGGAATTTTCGCATCATAGAGGTGCCCAGCCACGCGGTTTCGGTGCAGCAGGCGGTGCAGTCCTACCTCTTCAACAGCCAGTTGCTGTCGCTGCCCGACGGTCGCACCCTGCTGGTGATACCCCAGGAGAGCCAGAAGATGGCGCCGGTCTGGCAGTACCTGCAGGCGCTTGTGGCTGACACCGACAGCGGTATCGACGAGCTGAAGATATTCGATCTGAAACAGAGCATGAGCAATGGTGGCGGGCCCGCCTGCCTGCGCCTGCGGGTGGTGCTGAACGAGGCCGAACGGGCGGCGGTCAACCCCGGCACACTGATGAACGAAATGCTGTTCACTATGCTCAACAGCTGGGTCGATGCGCATTACCGCGACCGGCTGGACGAAAAGGATCTGGCCGACCCGCAGCTACTGCTGGAATCGCGCACCGCACTGGATGAGCTGACCCGCATTCTGCAACTGGGCAACGTCTACCCATTCCAGCGCTAG